The Paraburkholderia dioscoreae DNA window TTGCTCTTGAGCTATCTGGCTGGCCAGCTTGGAACTACGGTGAGCGGGTTGCTGTCAGGAATCTCGAGTAACGCAACGTTTCAGAGCGCGCTGTCCAACAGCACGGTGATCGCGAACGCGCAGGCTGCTGTTGCGCAGTTGATCAAGACGCAGTACGGGTTCACGCTTTCGTCATCTTCGTTCTTGACGGTTTCGTTCACGCCTGGGCAGCCGCCGGATCTCGATCTGGACTATTTGCAGACAGCGGGCGCGATTACTGCGAGCGGTCAGCCGGCGTCGTCGTTGACAACCGCTGTGGTAGCTGCGGGTGCGGCCGCGCCGATCTCCGGCGGGGGCAACGGCGGAGGACCAACCGGTGGAACGGGCGGCACCGGTGGCACTTGAGCGCTTGCGAGTGCGCAAGCAGAGAATCGGGCTGCCGGACCGGTACAGGTCCACAAGGAACTGTACCGGCCGCTCACCGAAAGATCTTTCAAGGTTCAAGACGCGAAGAGCTTCTATTCGTAGCCGAGCCTGTGACTCAGAATAGGTGAGAAGAACAGTGCAATCGCGGAGCCCGCTACCTTACCTTCGAGCTCCGCGGCCGCGGCGGCAGCCTGCATTCCGTACGAGTGCGTGAACAGATCGAATAGCTGCGGTAGGCAGTAGAGTAAGGCTATTGCTATGCAATAGTCTTGCATGACCGACACACGCCAGCCTTTCCCGAAGGCGACAGCAGCGGCGACAATGCGCAGAACTCCGAATAACACAAGCGCGCCCACAGCCGCCTGTTCTCGGAGCAGATACTCTGGAATAAACTCGCCCATATCTTCCTGTTCACCTGATACGTTGATTTATCTCGACCACCCGAAATAGAAAGCCACTCATTCGGACGTTGCGATCGTATAGCCAGCTGCTCAACACAATTGCTCTGGATGACTGGGGATCGGGTCGACTGGTTTTGATACTACCGAAGCCGTACTCGTGCAATGAAAGCGCGGCTGAATGAACCACAATATTGGCCGATATCGTCAAGCGACAGGCTCGGCAGAGTGGGGCAGGCACTATCCGTGGGCGCCTTATCCCGTCAGGATCGGCGATAGCTTCTTTTCCGCCGCGCGTGACGGCAGCGCCCCAAAAAAAGAGCCTGCGCCCTGAAAGAGGCAGGCTTAATTCCGAGGTGATGATGGTCTCGCTTGCGCGAGCCCGTCAGATCATCTTGCGGATGACCCGAGTTAAGAATAGGAGAGCGAACTGGCGCCCGCAACGCGCTGGCGGAAGATGCCCCAATTTTGGCCAATGCGAATAAGGCCGGCTCGAGGCAGGTAATTCGACGTGCAAAAGCCCGGGTTCGTCACGAGTAGTACAACGCCGGCGGACAAGCACGGATCGGCAATGGCGTGCTCTCACGTCAAACGTCGACCCGCCGCCTGTACCCGCTGCTTTCTACTGCGCCATTTCGTTGCGCATCCGATAGTCCGTCGGCGTCGTCGCGAGATATTTCCTGAAAAGCTTCGACAACTGTCCGCCGCTGCCGATACCGCAGCGGCGTGCGATCTTGTCGATTGGCAGACGTGATTCGACAAGCATCCGGCAACTCATGTTCAAACGGGCCTGAAGCAGATAGTCGGAGGGCGTCATGCCGATCTCGCTCTTGAAGCGGCGCAGGAAATTGCGCTCGCTCATCGCGGCGACCTGCGCCGCATCGTCGATGGAGATGGGCCGATCGACGTTCGCTTCCAGCCAGCGTGCCGATGCCAGGATCTTTTCGCTAATCTGCGGCGCCGCGCCGGACGTAACCGACGAACTGAACGGTGTCTTGGGTTGCGGAGCGATCGACTCGGCAACCTGCTGTGCCAGTTCTGAGCCGAGATCCTCTTCAACGATGCGCAATGCTGTCGAGACAGCTCCCGGCGCTTCAGTCAGTGGTCGGGCCGATTGCAGACCGAGCGCTTCGCTGCCTGCATACAGAAGTGGGCAGTAACGGCTTGGCAGCCCGGCTGCTTGCAGCAGTTGCAGACCTTCCGCGATCGGATGCACGATTTCGCTGAATGGATGCCTGCGGCGCAACCAGTCGCTCAACCGCTCGTCGCGGCATGCCTGTTGTACGCCCGCGCCGCCGGCAATGAACAACAGGTGCGTGTCGTTCGTACCTCGATGCGACTGGACGTCGTCGGTCCAGACAAATACCGATGACGAACTCGCAATGCGCCCACCCGCGGCGGAAAGCAGCGACACGTCGTACCGTGTGCGGCCCGATCGCTGCGCTGCGACAAGCGAGTTCGCCTTCTGGAAAATTTCGATAATTGCTGCAACCGTAGGCAGTGCAAATCCATTGAACAGCGCGATGTCGACGCGAGTCAGAGCATTCGTGTGCATCGGCACGGCACTTTGCCGCGTGTTAAGCGGCAGAGTATGTACCAAGTCCATTTATTTTTCCCCGGAAATGTATGGTCTGCAGAGTCTTCTCCCCAAAGACTCTGTCTTTTTCTTAATGGAGAATGCTATACATTTGATTCTCTTGTCAGTAATTGATGGCCGAATTAGCCAACACATTGGCTGCTGACGACACTGGGCGGCGAGCTAGCTTGCCGCCATGCTGGGCTTCTGATTCGACCCTGGCAAATGGGTAAGATCTGGAAATTCACCTGTCCGTCTCCGTGAGTGGGACGGAATGTATAGCGAACCATCTTTATTCATTTAGATGCAATGCGGATAATTGGCTGTCAACATCGGTAAATTGAACCGGGCGCACGAAATATATCAAAAGAATACGTGTAGGGGTTGAATTGGAACAACACGACGAATTTGCTCTGCCGCAACATGCGTTGTCAAAAAAAATGCCGTTCGCGCCGGGAAAAACGATTGCCTCGAATTATTCGCAATGCGGTGCCTCGCCGCCTGGCCATCTCGGACAGAAGTTTTCTGATAACCGCCGTAAAATGGTTCACCACACCGGAAGAGGTAAAATTGCCCTCGGCCGCTGAGTGGGTGTCCGCTTGCGACTGGCCTGGTCGTCGAGGAAGGCGTTTTCGCTTTCCTTGAGCACGGGGTGGGCTCTGCATGATGCGAAGCGCAATGATCAGCTCGTTCACCGCACTGGCATTGTTGTAGGCGTGTGCGAGATGGATAAAATTTTTTAGCAAACGATTGCGCATGAGACTAAAAAAGCTCTGCACGCGACCGTTAACGGGTTCATGCACACACAAGACATTCAGACAATTGTTTCCGCAGCTCGCGAAACGGCCGATGCTATTGTCGGTGCCCGTCAGTGGAAGACGGCCGAAGATGCCAGCGCGATGCACGACGTGATCTTCTGGGACATGCTTGCCAAGCGATTGCCTGATGCGAACATCGCCGATCTGCTGTCCATGTTCGATTAGACCGCGGCATCAATAAGGTTTGCCCGGCTCGCAACATGCGTCGCAGCCGTCGCGCGGCGAGGGCGTTTTTCACCCTATTGCCGCTCGCGTGCTCTGTAGAGCGAAGTGTCTCGCGCGAAGCGATTGGCCGCGCGGCGCGATTGCGAGCGTATTCCACGCCTGTCAATTGGCGTTTCGTGCTTCGCGACGACTACTGCTCACCAAGACCGACCAGGGAAAAGATCTTGACTACGGACCCTTGCTTCGGTTGATGCTCACCCTGTTGCTGAATGAAAACCTGCATTGCGCGCGTCATCTCCTGGCCTGAGAGTTTGCGATAGGCGCAGATGTTGTATGTGACGCCGTGCTGGAAGTCCTTGATGAAGTTATCTACGTTCGGTAGCTGCATACCTGTCCTCGAAAGCGTCACGCGAATTCCCCCGCCGGAACTGATCGTCTTTCGCTCACGGCGATTCACAGCGCCGGGTACCTAAAA harbors:
- a CDS encoding carboxypeptidase regulatory-like domain-containing protein, encoding MKLLNGAALRTLQFGSMVLATSALVACGGGGDSPGATVSGTAAVGQPVVNASIVLTCKNGASSVTANASGVYSATFHFDGPCAITASSGAVVLHSFAPGAGTYNVTPLTELLLSYLAGQLGTTVSGLLSGISSNATFQSALSNSTVIANAQAAVAQLIKTQYGFTLSSSSFLTVSFTPGQPPDLDLDYLQTAGAITASGQPASSLTTAVVAAGAAAPISGGGNGGGPTGGTGGTGGT
- a CDS encoding GlxA family transcriptional regulator, translating into MDLVHTLPLNTRQSAVPMHTNALTRVDIALFNGFALPTVAAIIEIFQKANSLVAAQRSGRTRYDVSLLSAAGGRIASSSSVFVWTDDVQSHRGTNDTHLLFIAGGAGVQQACRDERLSDWLRRRHPFSEIVHPIAEGLQLLQAAGLPSRYCPLLYAGSEALGLQSARPLTEAPGAVSTALRIVEEDLGSELAQQVAESIAPQPKTPFSSSVTSGAAPQISEKILASARWLEANVDRPISIDDAAQVAAMSERNFLRRFKSEIGMTPSDYLLQARLNMSCRMLVESRLPIDKIARRCGIGSGGQLSKLFRKYLATTPTDYRMRNEMAQ